The genome window ACCTTGATGGCTTTGAAGGAGAAGCTGACTGGCGCGTGGCAACGTGTCCGGTATGTAGACCTCCCACAACACCTGATGGGTGCAAACCTACGCCGTGATCAATAAGTTGGCGCCAGAACGTGCTTCCCTGTCCGGTCCAGGAAGGTGTTCAGGACGGTCTTGTAGGCCTCGGGCTCTGTGAAATTGGGCAAGTGCCCCACCCTCGGCAGGAAGGCGGTTTCTGCATCTGGAAGGTGCTGTGCCAGGTAGTGCGCGACGCTGGTCGGGACCGCGCTGTCGGCCCGGGTCTGCGTCACCAGCACCGGGTGCCGGGCTTGCTCCAGCAGGTCACGGTAATCGGACTCGAAGATGGCCCGCGCCACCACACCCGCCACTTCCGGCCGCACGCCCCGAACCCGCTGTGCAACCTCCTGGAGCGCCAGGGACACCGGCTGGTTGAGCAGCATGCCGGTCAGGGCGTCCTGCCAGCCCTGCCGCCCATCCACCAGGCCGTAGAACCCGTCGACGTCGGCCCGTTCGAAGCCACCCCAGTACGTCTGGTCGTTCAGGTAGCGTGGACTCGCCCCGATGAACACCAGCGCGTCGAACTGGGCTTGGCCCGATATTGCGTAGCTGAAGTTAAGCGGCTGTAGCTTGGCGTTCGAACTCCAGTGGCGTCAAGTACCCAAGAGTTGAGTGACGACGCTGGCGGTTATAGAAAACCTCGATGAATTCGAAGACCGCGTGTCGAGCCACTTCCCGGTTCTCAAAAACGGTGTCGTCCAACAGCTCCCGGGCGGTCCCGGCCAGGTTGCCGCTGGTTCGGGCCAGTCGCACGGCATCCCGTTTGAACTCGGCGGTGTGGATTCTGCGATCAGTCATGATGGTGCCTCCTATCGTGGGGGCTTATCTCCATCGACGCCATATCGGGTCACCCTCACGGTCAACGCGAAGGCATAAACTGCATGTGAACCTCAGATGCCGACGGGGAGGGCTGAAGTGAACCACGACCAGACCAGCGAACACGAGCGGGAGAATGAACGACTGCTGGAACTTGCCCGGTTCGATATTCTCGATACCCTGCCGGAAGCTGCATACGACAATATCGTCTGGCTCGCAGCCCACACCTTAAATGTGCCAATCGCAGCTATAAACTTCGTCGATGACCAGCGCCAGTGGAGCAAAGCATGTATTGGGACCCTCACCCTCGCAGGGGACCGACGGCACTCGTTTTGCGCGCATGTCGTGCATACCCGTGAGACCATGGTCGTTCCCAACACCCGACAGGACCCGCGCTTTCAGCACAACCCCTTCGTGACTGGCGAGCCCACCATTCAGTTCTACGCAGGTGCGCCTATCATTACTGGTGCCGGTCATGTGATCGGCAGCCTCTGCGCGATTGACCGCAAACCCCGGCTACCGTTTTCCCAGCAGGAGCGCGAGGTCCTAGAACGATTCGCTGCGCTTGTCGCCAGCGAACTCGAACTGCGCGTCAGCCAGCGTGCAGTGGAGCAGACCCTGGCATATGCGCAGGCGACCAATGCCAGACTTCAAGCCAGTGAAGCGCAGAACACGGCGTTGCTGTCCGCAATTCCTGACACCCTGATTCACCTGAACAACCAGGGCCGGGTGCTGAGTCTTCAGGCCGGCGCCCTTTCCCCCACTGTGTTTCGCGGCGCGCAGCACATTCAAGACGTCCTGCCGCCCCAGGAGACGGAAGCGCTACAACGTGCCATCCATTCATCTCTGCACGAAAATGATGTCCTCTGCCTGGAAATGCTCCTTTCGGGAGACAGTGTGGCTACCGAGTGCGAGGTGCGATGTGTGCGCATACAGGATGACGAGGTTCTGGTGATGCTGCGCGACGTCAGTGATCGCAAACGCGTGGAGCGCATGAAAAGTGAGTTCGTGTCCACCGTGAGCCACGAACTCCGTACGCCGCTCACTTCCATCCGGGGGTCGCTGAGCCTGATCGCAAGTGGAATATTCGGCGAACTCCAGCCGCGCGGACAGAACCTGGTCGGTATTGCGCTCAGCAGCACCGAACGCCTCGTGCGACTGATCAATGACCTGTTGGACGTCGAAAAACTTGAGTCCGGCAAGCTGGATTTTCACATCAAGGCCGTGGACCTTGGAAGCCTCACCGAGCAATCCGTGGATGCGAATCGAGGATACGCTCAACAATACGACGTCAACCTTGAGTACCTGAATGACTCGGGTGACGTGCGTATTCAGGGTGATCCAGACCGGCTGACTCAGGTCCTGGCGAACCTGATCTCAAACGCCGTGAAGTTCTCCCCCCGTGGAGAAACCGTCACCATTGCCCTTGGCCGTCATGCAGACCGGGTACGGGTGAGTGTACGCGACCGGGGTGAAGGCATACCGCAGGAGTTCCGCAGCCGGATCTTCCAACGTTTCGCTCAGGCGAACGCGGCAGACACCCGTGAGCGAGGCGGCACCGGGCTCGGACTCAGCATCAGCAGGGCCATTGTCGAGCGGCACGGTGGAACCATCGCCTTCAACGATCATCCAGAGGGGGGGACGGTGTTCTGGTTCGAGCTTCCTGTGCTTAGCCCTGCTACGCCCACCGCTGGGCCGGGTGCCGTGAGTCGCAGGGTACTGGTGTGCGAGGATGACCCGAACATTGCCCATGTGCTGCAGCTGACCTTACAAAAGGCAAACATTACGGCTGACCTGACCTATAGCGCCGAGGAGGCCGAGCAGCGGCTCCTCGAACACACGTATGACGCGCTCCTGGTGGACTTGCTACTTCCCGGTAAGGACGGCATCTCATTTATACGAGAGCTGCGCAGCCGGCCACAGACGGCTGACCTGCCGATCGTGGTCTTGAGTGCCGTTGCTGATGAAACGAAAAGTACTCTCTTGGGTGACGCTCTGTATGTGGTGGATTGGCTCAACAAACCCCTGGACACGCCAAGGCTGCTTTCCGCCGTGCGTCTGGCCTTGAGGCGGGATGACCATTCAAAGCCACATGTCCTGCATGTCGAAGACGACGCGGACCTGCGAGAAGTGGTGGGCCAGGTTCTGGGCGAGCTGACGAGGATCACCCAGGTCGGGAGCGTGGCAGGCGCCCTGACCGAGCTTCAACTCTCTCAGTTTGATCTGGTACTTCTGGATCTCGGCCTGCCCGATGGAAATGGACTGGAACTGCTGCCTCACCTGCGTGCTCAGTTCCCTCCCGTGCCGGTGCTGGTGTTTTCTGCAAGCGAACTCGACCGCCCCAGCGTGGAACGGGTTGCTGCTGCCCTCATGAAGTCACAGACGTCCAACGAGACCCTCGTACAAACCATACAGGCCCTAATCAAATAGCCATGTGCCTGTGGTTCCCAGTGACTGTTATCTCCGCGCCGAAGCATGGTGGCAAAACCATGTGCTCATAACCTCATCCCATTGTGCTTCAGGCAAAAAAGGGAGGTGAGCCAGGACCTGCATTCTGCCCCGTAAGTCGAATAGCCCCGCTCAACGAGGATTTCGCGTTTACGCTTCGAAATCGCCTTTCAAGAATGTCCAGTGCCGAAAGATTTCCTGTTAAAGACTGCCAATTTGGAGGAAAAG of Deinococcus malanensis contains these proteins:
- a CDS encoding ATP-binding protein; translated protein: MNHDQTSEHERENERLLELARFDILDTLPEAAYDNIVWLAAHTLNVPIAAINFVDDQRQWSKACIGTLTLAGDRRHSFCAHVVHTRETMVVPNTRQDPRFQHNPFVTGEPTIQFYAGAPIITGAGHVIGSLCAIDRKPRLPFSQQEREVLERFAALVASELELRVSQRAVEQTLAYAQATNARLQASEAQNTALLSAIPDTLIHLNNQGRVLSLQAGALSPTVFRGAQHIQDVLPPQETEALQRAIHSSLHENDVLCLEMLLSGDSVATECEVRCVRIQDDEVLVMLRDVSDRKRVERMKSEFVSTVSHELRTPLTSIRGSLSLIASGIFGELQPRGQNLVGIALSSTERLVRLINDLLDVEKLESGKLDFHIKAVDLGSLTEQSVDANRGYAQQYDVNLEYLNDSGDVRIQGDPDRLTQVLANLISNAVKFSPRGETVTIALGRHADRVRVSVRDRGEGIPQEFRSRIFQRFAQANAADTRERGGTGLGLSISRAIVERHGGTIAFNDHPEGGTVFWFELPVLSPATPTAGPGAVSRRVLVCEDDPNIAHVLQLTLQKANITADLTYSAEEAEQRLLEHTYDALLVDLLLPGKDGISFIRELRSRPQTADLPIVVLSAVADETKSTLLGDALYVVDWLNKPLDTPRLLSAVRLALRRDDHSKPHVLHVEDDADLREVVGQVLGELTRITQVGSVAGALTELQLSQFDLVLLDLGLPDGNGLELLPHLRAQFPPVPVLVFSASELDRPSVERVAAALMKSQTSNETLVQTIQALIK
- a CDS encoding alpha/beta fold hydrolase, yielding MFIGASPRYLNDQTYWGGFERADVDGFYGLVDGRQGWQDALTGMLLNQPVSLALQEVAQRVRGVRPEVAGVVARAIFESDYRDLLEQARHPVLVTQTRADSAVPTSVAHYLAQHLPDAETAFLPRVGHLPNFTEPEAYKTVLNTFLDRTGKHVLAPTY